A portion of the Adhaeribacter radiodurans genome contains these proteins:
- a CDS encoding glutamate synthase subunit beta, giving the protein MGKPTGFMEYGRELPKKRDPKLRVNDYNELYEPFGEDKVQTQAARCMDCGVPFCHSGCPLGNIIPDFNDAVYEQNWELAAEILFSTNNFPEFTGRICPAPCEAACVLGINKPPVAIEEIEKNIAEVAFERGYVRAKEPPVRTGKKVAVIGSGPAGLAAAEQLNRAGHSVTVFERADKIGGLLRYGIPDFKLEKWVVDRRLKVMEDEGVVFRTNSNVGENIKVPDVMRSFDAIILTGGSTIPRDLPIPGRHLKGVHFAMDFLTQQNGRINGKGIAPEEEIWATGKNVVVIGGGDTGSDCVGTSNRHRAKSITQIEVLAKPPQERDTSTPWPNWPMQLRTSTSHEEGCDRNWALTTKEFVGDENGNLVSLKIAQMDWVTSAPGEKPKFQEVPGTERVIPCELALLAIGFVHPQHNGMIQELGVELDERGNVKAADNFQTSVPKVFTAGDMRRGQSLVVWAISEGREAARNVDIFLTGSTKLEARDISMLNTATLV; this is encoded by the coding sequence ATGGGTAAGCCAACTGGATTTATGGAATACGGCAGAGAGCTGCCGAAAAAAAGAGACCCTAAACTACGGGTAAACGATTATAACGAATTGTACGAGCCCTTTGGCGAAGATAAAGTACAAACGCAAGCCGCGCGTTGCATGGATTGTGGCGTACCTTTTTGCCATAGTGGTTGTCCGTTGGGTAATATTATTCCCGATTTTAACGATGCCGTGTACGAGCAGAATTGGGAATTAGCCGCCGAGATTTTATTTTCTACGAATAATTTCCCGGAATTTACCGGTCGTATTTGCCCGGCTCCCTGCGAAGCCGCTTGCGTACTAGGTATTAATAAACCTCCGGTAGCCATTGAGGAAATTGAAAAAAATATTGCCGAAGTTGCCTTTGAAAGAGGCTATGTACGAGCCAAAGAACCGCCTGTACGCACTGGTAAAAAAGTTGCCGTTATTGGTTCTGGGCCGGCTGGTTTGGCAGCGGCAGAGCAACTAAACCGGGCGGGTCATTCCGTAACAGTTTTCGAACGGGCCGATAAAATAGGTGGTTTATTGCGCTACGGTATTCCCGATTTTAAATTAGAAAAATGGGTAGTAGACCGTCGTTTGAAAGTAATGGAAGACGAAGGAGTAGTTTTTAGAACAAACTCCAACGTGGGGGAAAATATTAAAGTACCCGACGTGATGCGCTCTTTTGATGCTATTATCCTAACCGGTGGTTCTACCATTCCGCGTGATTTGCCTATTCCTGGCCGCCACCTGAAAGGGGTACACTTTGCCATGGATTTCTTAACCCAGCAAAACGGACGAATCAACGGAAAAGGAATTGCTCCGGAAGAAGAAATCTGGGCAACGGGTAAAAACGTGGTGGTAATTGGCGGAGGCGATACCGGCTCGGACTGCGTGGGTACTTCTAACCGGCACCGGGCTAAGTCTATCACGCAAATAGAAGTATTAGCCAAACCGCCGCAAGAACGCGATACTTCTACCCCGTGGCCGAATTGGCCTATGCAGTTACGTACGTCCACTTCGCACGAAGAAGGTTGTGACCGTAATTGGGCTTTAACTACTAAAGAGTTTGTCGGTGACGAGAACGGTAATTTAGTAAGTCTGAAAATTGCGCAAATGGATTGGGTAACTTCAGCGCCCGGCGAGAAACCTAAATTTCAGGAAGTGCCTGGCACCGAACGGGTTATTCCTTGTGAATTAGCTTTATTAGCAATTGGTTTTGTGCATCCGCAACATAACGGCATGATTCAGGAGCTTGGAGTAGAACTCGACGAGCGTGGTAACGTGAAAGCAGCCGATAATTTCCAGACCTCCGTACCAAAAGTTTTTACCGCAGGCGATATGCGTCGGGGACAATCCTTAGTAGTATGGGCTATTTCAGAAGGCCGGGAAGCGGCTCGTAATGTTGATATTTTCCTGACGGGTTCTACTAAATTAGAAGCCCGCGACATTTCGATGCTAAATACGGCCACCTTAGTATAA
- a CDS encoding DUF4249 domain-containing protein has translation MEKDIDINLPTYQSQMVVECYLEPGQPARLSLVESSSYLAKPDLVIIQDAEVIIARNGVPQTLTYGVGMDEVTRKFYTHTTNEAIQANPGDVFTLSITDPKGRKLVGITTILPPVKIDTVEFNFNDKEQALVLTRFKDDSTTEDYYQYSVHRDSLFHKAEIDYTSSDELNNGQPFVFGTGYDFDPGDSLIVTLHHFDKAFFDFHESVEDAKNANGNPFAQPGSVKSTVQGGLGVFTNLAYDRRKLVVPPKK, from the coding sequence TTGGAAAAAGATATAGACATAAATTTACCTACCTACCAAAGCCAGATGGTGGTAGAATGCTATTTGGAACCAGGCCAACCCGCAAGACTCTCGTTAGTTGAAAGCAGTTCTTACTTAGCTAAACCTGACCTTGTTATTATTCAAGATGCGGAAGTTATAATTGCGCGCAACGGTGTGCCCCAAACGTTAACCTATGGAGTAGGCATGGACGAAGTTACCCGGAAATTTTACACCCATACCACCAATGAAGCTATTCAAGCTAATCCAGGCGATGTTTTTACTCTATCGATTACCGATCCTAAAGGTCGAAAGTTAGTAGGCATTACCACTATTTTACCACCAGTGAAAATTGATACGGTAGAATTTAATTTTAATGATAAAGAGCAAGCCTTAGTGCTAACACGATTTAAGGACGATAGTACCACCGAGGATTATTATCAATATTCTGTTCATAGAGATAGTTTATTCCACAAGGCCGAAATAGATTATACTTCTTCCGATGAATTAAACAACGGCCAACCTTTTGTGTTTGGTACTGGTTACGATTTTGATCCGGGCGATTCGTTAATTGTTACTTTACACCATTTTGATAAAGCTTTCTTCGACTTTCATGAATCGGTAGAAGATGCTAAAAATGCTAACGGTAACCCTTTCGCCCAACCGGGTAGTGTAAAATCTACCGTTCAAGGCGGGTTGGGAGTATTTACCAATTTGGCCTACGACCGGAGAAAGCTAGTAGTGCCGCCAAAGAAATAA